One window from the genome of [Clostridium] celerecrescens 18A encodes:
- a CDS encoding glycoside hydrolase family 18 protein produces the protein MMNKSIMKKLFLSVPVFMVIILSCYISRGVFSEKPNRISSESSQDSTTVTVADTQVPLSPKVTSDNPETAAVLAAEESLTPPATEPSASTAAESSALPATESANLQTGKLVGYYAAWAAYYNYYPNQIDAGKLTHINYAFANIGSDLKLTLGYPDVDSSNIKLLNSLKQTNPNLKTMISVGGWNWSGKFSDAALTEESRTAFADSCVDFIKKYGFDGVDLDWEYPVSGGLAANSRRGEDKHNFTLLLKKIREKLDEKGAADNKHYLLTIAGGADTSYINNVELSKLAQYLDYANIMTYDLHGYWDTNTDLLAPLYDNDDSSPQYKASVDRGVNAWLSASFPAEKLVMGIPFYGYLYSSVNNSNNGLYQTFGGSNSIGYQDIKENYLNKSGYTSHFHSQSKVPWLFNGTIFISYEDPKSIGYKSDYIKSKKLGGAMVWELSQDPKGELLSALYHGLK, from the coding sequence ATGATGAACAAAAGTATTATGAAGAAACTATTTCTGTCTGTTCCCGTTTTTATGGTGATCATTCTGAGCTGCTATATAAGCAGGGGGGTATTTTCTGAAAAGCCTAACAGAATTTCCTCAGAATCTTCCCAAGACTCCACAACCGTTACGGTAGCAGACACTCAGGTACCTCTTTCCCCGAAAGTTACTTCAGATAATCCTGAAACGGCTGCTGTCCTTGCCGCAGAGGAATCATTAACACCGCCCGCAACGGAACCGTCTGCTTCGACTGCAGCGGAATCATCTGCTCTGCCCGCAACAGAATCCGCTAACCTGCAGACTGGTAAATTAGTTGGATATTATGCAGCATGGGCGGCCTATTATAATTACTATCCAAACCAGATCGATGCCGGGAAGCTGACCCATATTAATTATGCTTTTGCCAACATTGGCTCTGACTTAAAGCTGACCCTGGGATATCCTGACGTGGATTCTTCTAACATAAAGCTTTTGAATTCCTTAAAACAGACCAATCCGAATTTAAAAACAATGATTTCCGTCGGAGGCTGGAACTGGTCCGGGAAGTTCTCGGATGCGGCTCTGACAGAGGAGTCCAGAACTGCATTTGCAGACAGCTGCGTAGATTTCATTAAAAAATACGGATTTGACGGAGTAGACTTAGACTGGGAGTATCCGGTCAGCGGAGGTCTGGCGGCGAATTCCAGGCGTGGGGAAGATAAACATAATTTTACTCTGCTTCTTAAAAAGATCCGGGAAAAACTGGATGAGAAAGGTGCTGCTGACAATAAGCATTACTTACTGACCATCGCAGGAGGAGCGGATACTTCTTACATAAACAATGTGGAGCTGTCAAAGCTTGCTCAGTACCTGGATTATGCAAATATCATGACCTATGATCTACATGGTTACTGGGATACGAATACAGATCTCCTTGCTCCTTTATATGACAATGATGATTCTTCTCCCCAGTATAAAGCGAGTGTGGATCGAGGTGTCAATGCCTGGCTTAGTGCCTCTTTTCCGGCTGAAAAGCTGGTAATGGGTATCCCGTTTTACGGATATTTATATTCTTCTGTAAATAATTCAAACAATGGATTGTACCAGACCTTTGGTGGTTCCAATTCTATCGGATATCAGGATATTAAAGAAAACTATTTAAATAAATCAGGCTATACCAGCCATTTCCATTCCCAGTCAAAGGTTCCCTGGCTCTTTAATGGTACGATCTTTATCAGCTATGAAGATCCGAAGTCCATAGGCTATAAATCAGATTATATCAAATCAAAGAAGTTGGGCGGAGCTATGGTTTGGGAGCTGAGTCAGGATCCGAAGGGAGAACTTCTCAGTGCACTGTATCATGGATTAAAGTAA
- a CDS encoding TOBE domain-containing protein: MKLSARNQFKGKVVGIETGAVNAIVTIDIGGGNIVSSTVSMAAVKDLGLEVGKDAYAIIKATSVMVGID; encoded by the coding sequence ATGAAACTCAGTGCAAGAAATCAGTTTAAGGGAAAAGTTGTAGGAATTGAAACAGGTGCTGTAAACGCCATTGTAACCATTGATATCGGCGGCGGTAATATCGTATCGTCTACAGTTTCCATGGCGGCGGTGAAGGACTTGGGATTGGAAGTCGGAAAGGATGCCTATGCCATCATTAAAGCGACTTCTGTAATGGTGGGGATCGACTAA
- a CDS encoding GNAT family N-acetyltransferase: protein MRLRFIKAEKKDADLLINIYNAAFYDDYVKYGECPAYGKTRGEMEASIEKFPKQIIFNEDNPIGIISLVDRGDGEYYLGCLCIIPEYQGKGIGTHAFHYMIDLYNDWKKITLVTPADKEENIKFYTVRCGFIIDGTEMDGNVRLVHFLLER from the coding sequence ATGAGATTGAGGTTTATAAAGGCTGAAAAGAAAGATGCCGATTTATTAATAAATATTTATAATGCAGCATTCTATGATGATTATGTAAAATATGGAGAGTGCCCTGCTTATGGAAAAACAAGAGGAGAAATGGAAGCATCAATTGAAAAGTTCCCGAAGCAAATTATTTTTAACGAAGATAATCCCATTGGAATCATTTCACTTGTTGACAGAGGAGATGGAGAGTATTATTTGGGCTGTCTTTGCATTATTCCTGAATATCAGGGCAAGGGAATAGGAACACATGCATTTCATTATATGATAGACTTATATAATGATTGGAAAAAGATAACATTGGTAACCCCTGCGGACAAAGAGGAGAATATAAAGTTTTATACAGTAAGATGTGGCTTTATAATAGATGGCACAGAAATGGATGGAAATGTTAGATTAGTGCATTTTTTATTAGAGCGGTAA
- a CDS encoding sulfate/molybdate ABC transporter ATP-binding protein, translated as MALQVNIRKKFSGFELNVDFETEAGCMGILGASGCGKSMTLKCVAGIEKPDQGRIVLNGKVLFDSEKGINLPARERRTGYLFQNYALFPTMTVEENLSIVIPGKKRDKLPLVAEQLRRFQLEGLEKRYPSQLSGGQQQRVALARMLLYKPDIIMLDEPFSALDGFLKDTLQMEMLELIRDYSGDVLMVSHSRDEIYKFCDHMMLLSEGKTILKGCTKDIFRRPERMEAAKLTGCKNISSIEKISDYELYACEWKIRLITEEKIGDSIKYVGIRGHNLIPVQERSEENVMGIELAGFADTPFQRQYLFQNSDDKTSSKIWWIQDKMDFEEGKLQNIPPFIKFPKEDLLLLL; from the coding sequence ATGGCATTGCAGGTAAACATCCGAAAAAAGTTTTCAGGATTTGAATTAAATGTGGATTTTGAAACTGAGGCTGGCTGCATGGGGATCCTGGGAGCCTCAGGCTGCGGGAAAAGCATGACTCTAAAATGCGTGGCAGGAATTGAAAAACCGGATCAGGGCCGGATCGTTTTAAACGGGAAGGTGCTGTTTGATTCGGAAAAGGGGATCAATCTGCCTGCCAGAGAACGCCGTACCGGCTACCTGTTTCAGAACTATGCCTTGTTTCCCACCATGACGGTAGAGGAAAACTTAAGTATTGTGATTCCAGGAAAAAAACGGGATAAGCTTCCTCTTGTCGCTGAGCAGCTAAGGCGCTTTCAGCTGGAAGGGCTGGAAAAAAGATATCCCTCCCAGCTATCGGGAGGGCAGCAGCAAAGAGTGGCCCTTGCCCGCATGCTTTTATACAAGCCGGATATAATTATGCTGGATGAGCCGTTTTCTGCGTTAGATGGCTTTTTAAAGGATACGCTTCAGATGGAAATGCTGGAACTGATCAGGGACTATAGCGGCGATGTTCTCATGGTATCCCATTCCAGAGATGAAATCTACAAATTCTGTGACCATATGATGCTCCTTTCAGAAGGAAAGACCATATTGAAAGGCTGTACAAAAGATATTTTCCGCAGACCGGAAAGAATGGAAGCTGCAAAGCTGACAGGCTGCAAAAACATTTCATCCATAGAGAAAATAAGTGATTATGAGCTTTATGCCTGTGAATGGAAAATAAGGCTTATAACAGAGGAAAAAATCGGAGATTCCATTAAGTACGTAGGTATCAGGGGCCATAACCTGATTCCGGTCCAGGAGCGGTCAGAGGAAAATGTCATGGGAATTGAATTGGCTGGGTTTGCCGATACGCCGTTCCAAAGGCAGTACCTGTTCCAGAACTCAGACGATAAAACCTCCTCAAAGATCTGGTGGATCCAGGATAAAATGGACTTTGAAGAAGGAAAGCTTCAAAATATTCCGCCATTTATCAAGTTTCCCAAGGAGGACCTCCTGCTTTTGCTTTAG
- a CDS encoding helix-turn-helix transcriptional regulator, translating into MEKIYTTQEVADQLKIKKSTVYELIKRGELRANKVGKQIRISQDQLDEYLKVPNSGSSFQADEPLPGIMDIPLFTADSAIRQMDYLLNASGLIISSQESRVVELFRSQLSLHPDSLPILHSYMNEYNSLYSLYYEKTHMALTSFCISREGQEIQQIQSLLPGKEAIIIHICSLLAGFYIRKGNPKGIHTLKDLCRPDIRFINREKGNGYRIYMDSGLSAQSIDKAAISGYQKECLSHMSAANAVASGAADAGIGDISHLAAYPQLDYIPLTSASMDLVFSIEALNHPSFQRIAGTIGSKEFKNSLLPFKGYEISKTGNCTFVNH; encoded by the coding sequence ATGGAAAAAATATATACCACCCAGGAAGTCGCCGATCAGCTTAAAATTAAAAAATCCACTGTTTATGAACTGATAAAGAGGGGAGAATTAAGAGCAAATAAGGTAGGCAAGCAGATAAGGATCAGCCAGGATCAACTGGATGAATACTTAAAGGTTCCAAACAGCGGCAGCTCTTTCCAGGCTGATGAGCCTCTTCCCGGGATCATGGATATCCCCCTGTTTACCGCTGATTCCGCGATCCGGCAGATGGATTACCTTCTTAACGCCAGCGGCCTGATCATAAGCAGTCAGGAATCCAGAGTTGTGGAACTGTTTCGCAGCCAGCTGAGCCTGCATCCGGACAGCCTTCCCATCCTGCATTCCTATATGAATGAATATAACAGCCTGTATTCCCTGTACTATGAAAAGACCCATATGGCCCTCACCTCTTTCTGCATCAGCCGGGAAGGGCAGGAAATCCAGCAGATTCAAAGCCTGCTGCCAGGAAAGGAAGCAATAATCATCCATATCTGCAGCCTTTTAGCAGGTTTTTATATCAGAAAAGGAAATCCAAAGGGCATACACACCTTAAAGGATTTATGCCGGCCGGATATCCGGTTCATAAACCGGGAAAAAGGAAACGGGTACCGGATCTATATGGACTCCGGCCTTTCAGCACAAAGCATTGATAAGGCCGCTATCTCCGGATACCAGAAAGAATGCCTCTCCCATATGTCAGCCGCAAATGCGGTTGCATCGGGAGCCGCTGATGCGGGCATCGGTGACATCTCCCACCTGGCAGCATACCCCCAGCTGGATTATATCCCTTTGACCTCCGCCTCCATGGATTTAGTCTTTTCTATAGAAGCCTTGAACCATCCATCCTTTCAAAGAATTGCCGGCACGATAGGTTCTAAGGAATTTAAAAACAGTCTCCTTCCATTTAAGGGATATGAAATTAGTAAGACTGGTAATTGTACATTTGTGAACCACTGA
- a CDS encoding DUF1538 domain-containing protein, translating to MNQKLKEKIVESLSSVLPVTCIVLILCITITPMPLDPLMLFLVGATLLTVGMGFFTLGVDMSMMIIGEKAGAHLAKSKKLPLIVFACFIIGFIITIAEPDLQVLAGQTPAVPDMVLILSVAAGVGVFLAIAFLRTLFGWSLSHILMICYAILFITSAFVPKEFLAVAFDSGGVTTGPITVPFIMALGVGLSTIGRGKNSDSDSFGLVALCSIGPILSVMILGLAYKSSATDYEPLMIPSINNSQDLWLAFQHELPDYAWEVFLALFPVLLFFIIFQLFFLKLRKRQLIKILVGLIYSYIGLTLFLTGVNVGFMPAGNYLGQQLASLPYNWVMVPIGMLIGYFIVKAEPAVQVLNKQVEDITGGSISEKTMMTGLSIGMAISLGLSIIRVMTGLPLLALLLPGYALALGLSFVVPPIFTSIAFDSGGVASGPMTATFLLPFAMGACEALGGNIVTDAFGIVAMVAMTPLIIIQLIGVSYNYKTKKANVPANAPLLNMDLEFIDLGKEEADDFQS from the coding sequence TTGAATCAAAAATTAAAAGAAAAAATAGTAGAATCCCTATCATCTGTCCTGCCCGTTACATGTATCGTGTTGATCTTGTGCATAACCATCACTCCCATGCCTCTTGACCCACTGATGCTGTTTCTGGTAGGTGCAACCCTTTTAACCGTTGGAATGGGCTTTTTTACACTTGGTGTCGACATGTCCATGATGATCATCGGGGAAAAAGCGGGTGCCCACCTGGCAAAATCCAAAAAGCTGCCGCTGATTGTTTTTGCCTGTTTTATCATTGGTTTCATTATTACCATCGCAGAACCGGACCTTCAGGTCCTGGCGGGACAGACGCCCGCAGTTCCTGACATGGTCCTGATCCTTTCTGTGGCCGCAGGAGTAGGGGTATTTCTGGCAATTGCATTTTTAAGAACCCTGTTTGGATGGAGCTTATCCCATATCCTTATGATCTGCTATGCCATACTCTTTATTACATCCGCTTTTGTTCCAAAAGAATTTCTGGCTGTGGCCTTTGACTCCGGCGGCGTCACAACAGGCCCTATTACGGTGCCCTTTATCATGGCTCTTGGCGTGGGTCTCTCAACCATCGGGCGTGGTAAGAATTCGGATAGCGACAGCTTCGGCCTGGTCGCCCTATGTTCCATAGGACCGATTCTTTCCGTTATGATACTGGGACTGGCCTATAAATCCTCTGCCACCGATTATGAACCCTTGATGATCCCTTCCATAAACAATTCCCAGGATCTTTGGCTGGCTTTTCAGCATGAACTTCCTGATTATGCCTGGGAGGTCTTCTTGGCTCTTTTCCCTGTTTTGCTGTTTTTTATCATATTCCAGCTTTTCTTTCTGAAGCTGCGAAAAAGACAGTTAATCAAAATCCTGGTAGGACTCATCTACTCCTACATCGGACTGACGCTTTTCCTTACCGGCGTCAACGTAGGCTTTATGCCTGCCGGTAATTATCTGGGACAGCAGCTTGCCTCACTCCCTTATAATTGGGTCATGGTTCCCATCGGCATGCTTATTGGGTACTTTATCGTAAAAGCAGAACCGGCCGTACAGGTTTTAAATAAACAGGTAGAGGACATTACAGGAGGCTCCATCTCGGAAAAAACAATGATGACCGGATTATCCATCGGCATGGCTATCTCTCTTGGATTGTCAATTATAAGGGTCATGACCGGCCTGCCGCTACTGGCCCTCCTGCTTCCCGGCTACGCCCTGGCTCTTGGCCTTTCCTTTGTGGTCCCGCCGATTTTTACATCCATTGCTTTTGATTCAGGCGGTGTGGCTTCCGGTCCTATGACGGCTACCTTCCTGCTTCCCTTTGCCATGGGAGCCTGTGAGGCTTTGGGTGGAAATATTGTGACCGATGCCTTTGGTATCGTAGCCATGGTCGCCATGACTCCCCTGATCATCATTCAGCTCATCGGCGTCTCCTATAACTACAAAACTAAAAAAGCGAACGTTCCGGCGAATGCGCCGCTTCTTAATATGGATCTTGAATTTATTGACTTAGGAAAGGAGGAGGCTGATGACTTCCAATCGTAA
- the modB gene encoding molybdate ABC transporter permease subunit, whose protein sequence is MLDLMKTIDWSPLFISFKTGILATVLTFFLGIGAARLIMKLNNTAKSIVDGILTLPLVLPPTVAGFFLLLIFSLRRPFGKFLFEEFNIKMVQTWPGCVIAAFVIAFPLMYRNARAAFEQVDVDMIHAGRTLGLSERKIFWRIIVPIAAPGLASGTVLAFARAIGEYGATAMLAGNILGKTRTVSVAIASEVAAGNWDTAGFWVCVIVILSFFIVAVINYISGKNMKHVNRWI, encoded by the coding sequence ATGCTTGATCTGATGAAAACAATAGATTGGAGTCCCCTTTTTATTTCTTTTAAAACGGGGATTCTGGCAACGGTGCTGACATTTTTTCTGGGGATAGGCGCAGCAAGACTGATTATGAAGCTGAATAACACGGCAAAATCCATTGTAGATGGTATTTTAACATTGCCTTTGGTACTCCCACCTACTGTGGCAGGGTTCTTCCTACTGCTGATCTTCAGCCTACGAAGGCCCTTCGGCAAATTTCTTTTTGAGGAATTTAACATAAAGATGGTACAGACATGGCCAGGCTGTGTCATAGCTGCTTTTGTTATCGCATTTCCTTTGATGTACCGGAATGCGAGAGCAGCTTTTGAGCAGGTGGACGTTGACATGATTCATGCGGGAAGGACCCTGGGCCTTTCGGAGAGAAAGATATTCTGGAGGATCATCGTTCCCATTGCGGCTCCTGGACTGGCTTCCGGGACCGTACTCGCCTTTGCCAGAGCCATCGGAGAATACGGGGCGACCGCCATGCTGGCAGGAAACATTCTTGGAAAGACCAGAACGGTTTCCGTTGCAATTGCTTCTGAAGTTGCGGCAGGAAACTGGGATACGGCAGGTTTCTGGGTATGTGTCATTGTTATCTTGTCTTTTTTTATTGTTGCTGTTATAAATTATATATCCGGAAAAAATATGAAACATGTGAACAGGTGGATTTGA
- a CDS encoding DUF4318 domain-containing protein: protein MLKKGFQIDLEDSLTYPSAKVICSCIENYAISSGEKLDFVSTQKPITFRLNNVLYIAGISMMRGGYYIHCKEN from the coding sequence ATGTTAAAAAAAGGCTTTCAAATCGATTTAGAAGATTCGTTAACATATCCATCTGCAAAAGTAATTTGTTCATGCATAGAAAATTATGCAATATCATCCGGCGAGAAACTAGATTTCGTAAGTACCCAAAAACCTATAACCTTTCGCTTAAATAATGTACTTTATATTGCTGGCATTTCTATGATGCGCGGAGGGTACTATATTCACTGCAAGGAAAATTAA
- a CDS encoding DNA methyltransferase, translated as MNLVRDTTSDYSCSYSYRRIERRKQRRNFIIWDRVVGSILLLLSFLIDPCAGSGATLRAAMELGRSSYGFEVSKEFYRKSKEEMLIYTPDPQMDITDFPEFMPAEA; from the coding sequence ATGAATTTGGTAAGAGATACGACAAGTGATTATAGCTGCTCATATAGCTATCGACGCATTGAAAGGCGAAAACAAAGACGAAATTTCATAATATGGGACCGAGTCGTAGGAAGCATTTTATTATTGCTTTCTTTTTTAATAGATCCATGTGCTGGCAGTGGGGCGACTTTGAGGGCCGCTATGGAATTAGGTAGGAGCAGTTATGGATTTGAGGTTTCAAAGGAATTCTACAGAAAATCAAAGGAAGAAATGCTTATTTATACCCCTGATCCACAAATGGATATAACAGACTTCCCGGAGTTCATGCCAGCGGAAGCATGA
- a CDS encoding ABC transporter ATP-binding protein produces MEAISVNNLSKEYASGKKALDNVSISVSTGEIFSLLGPNGAGKSTLINILTTFLKPTSGLVSVLGHDVITEQNSVRADISCVAQKVSIDDHLSLRENMLFQSRLHKLDRMTATKRMDALIAAFLLKEYEKHKVTAYSGGVKRRLDIAMSMMSYPKILFLDEPTAGMDIESRKAMWEVIKTIKTQFGTTVFLTTHYLEEADMLSDTVCIMKDGHELVQDTPEHLREHTRKNIVRIDLDNPEKQQEIVTQILNLPFVKGIRQEQNTIYANTYDAKKDFYTLNQFLSDKRIYYSSIGVVIPSLDDIFLSLTRKNEGGVRYANL; encoded by the coding sequence TTGGAGGCTATTTCAGTTAATAATCTATCAAAAGAGTACGCAAGCGGTAAAAAGGCGCTTGACAATGTAAGCATTTCAGTTTCAACAGGAGAGATATTTTCTTTGCTGGGGCCGAACGGAGCAGGTAAATCGACACTAATTAATATCCTGACAACATTTTTAAAACCTACAAGCGGGCTGGTATCAGTTCTAGGTCATGATGTGATTACAGAACAGAATTCTGTCAGAGCCGATATTTCCTGCGTTGCTCAAAAGGTATCCATTGACGATCACTTATCCCTGCGGGAAAACATGCTGTTTCAAAGCCGGCTTCACAAGCTGGACAGAATGACTGCTACCAAGCGCATGGACGCTCTTATTGCTGCATTTCTTTTAAAAGAATATGAAAAGCACAAGGTGACAGCATATTCCGGAGGTGTAAAACGGCGTTTGGATATTGCCATGAGTATGATGTCATATCCCAAGATTCTATTTCTTGACGAACCAACGGCAGGAATGGATATTGAATCAAGAAAAGCCATGTGGGAAGTCATTAAAACAATCAAAACACAGTTTGGTACAACCGTTTTTCTCACAACTCATTATTTAGAAGAAGCCGATATGTTAAGTGATACGGTATGTATTATGAAGGACGGACATGAACTGGTACAGGATACACCGGAACATTTACGGGAACATACCCGCAAAAATATTGTTCGTATTGATTTGGATAATCCAGAAAAGCAGCAGGAAATAGTGACGCAGATTTTAAATCTGCCATTTGTAAAAGGAATACGACAAGAGCAAAATACCATTTATGCAAATACGTATGACGCGAAAAAGGACTTTTACACTCTGAATCAATTCTTGTCAGACAAACGAATTTATTACTCCTCAATTGGAGTTGTAATACCCAGCCTTGATGATATCTTTCTGTCTCTTACACGAAAAAATGAAGGGGGTGTTCGCTATGCAAACTTATAA
- a CDS encoding MerR family transcriptional regulator, which translates to MLKIGDFSALSKISIFMLRHYNEIGLLLPVHIDEFTGYRYYSEEQLPMANRIQALKNMGFGLSIIKDILSEYNHEDSLKRYLTLQAAQKQEEIETMQKQLLLLQTTIKGLDKSSSLSRFNIAIKELPKRYVISYRSTIAAYNQEGILWKELSENIGKQDVQFANPSYNIAIFHNEGFAEHEIDVEVQRAVVGNYRSTDIVKFKIVPVVTAATLTYKGGYIQLAEANEAIANWILENGYEFDGPIFNIYHVSPETEPDPDNLITEVCFPIRSK; encoded by the coding sequence ATGCTCAAAATCGGAGATTTTTCTGCATTATCAAAGATAAGTATTTTTATGCTCCGGCACTACAATGAAATAGGATTGCTCCTTCCGGTGCATATAGATGAATTTACAGGTTACCGCTATTACAGCGAAGAACAGCTCCCTATGGCCAATCGCATACAGGCACTAAAAAATATGGGGTTTGGGTTGTCCATTATCAAGGACATTCTATCAGAATACAATCATGAAGATAGCCTAAAACGTTATTTGACTCTTCAAGCCGCTCAAAAACAAGAAGAAATTGAGACAATGCAAAAGCAATTACTGTTGCTTCAAACAACCATAAAGGGTCTTGACAAGAGTTCCTCACTTTCCAGATTTAACATAGCGATTAAGGAACTTCCTAAAAGATATGTCATAAGTTATCGCAGTACGATTGCTGCATATAATCAGGAGGGTATTCTGTGGAAGGAATTGTCAGAGAATATTGGGAAACAAGACGTACAGTTTGCTAATCCAAGCTACAACATTGCCATCTTCCATAATGAAGGATTTGCAGAGCATGAAATTGATGTAGAAGTTCAAAGAGCCGTTGTTGGAAATTATAGAAGTACAGATATTGTAAAATTCAAAATCGTACCTGTGGTTACCGCCGCAACATTAACTTACAAGGGTGGCTATATTCAACTTGCCGAAGCAAATGAAGCAATTGCAAATTGGATTTTAGAAAATGGTTACGAGTTTGATGGTCCAATCTTCAATATCTATCATGTTTCTCCTGAAACGGAACCCGACCCGGACAATCTGATTACAGAAGTATGTTTTCCAATTAGAAGCAAATAA
- a CDS encoding helix-turn-helix domain-containing protein, with product MDQIKIGKFIASCRKEKNLTQAQLAEKLGITDRAVSKWETSKSMPDTGLMPELCELLGISVNELLSGEKLNLMEDYRKNAELNLLALKEMEESKNRELLNLEWVIGYMGTIPFLILIFTASFGNVPTIIRAILIGLAIVLFIPAIYFSLKLERDAGYYECQHCHERYVPTLKQVVFAPHNGRKRYMKCPKCGKRSYQIKVLTK from the coding sequence ATGGATCAGATTAAAATTGGAAAATTTATTGCTTCTTGCCGAAAGGAGAAAAATCTGACACAGGCTCAACTTGCCGAGAAACTAGGAATTACAGACAGAGCGGTATCAAAATGGGAGACTTCGAAAAGTATGCCAGATACCGGATTAATGCCAGAACTATGTGAACTTCTTGGAATAAGTGTTAACGAGCTGCTCAGTGGGGAAAAGTTAAATCTTATGGAAGATTACAGAAAAAATGCAGAATTAAATTTACTGGCGCTCAAAGAAATGGAGGAGAGCAAAAATAGAGAGCTTTTGAATCTAGAATGGGTTATTGGGTATATGGGAACAATACCGTTTTTGATTTTGATATTCACAGCAAGTTTTGGCAACGTACCGACCATTATTCGTGCTATTTTGATTGGATTGGCTATTGTACTTTTCATACCAGCCATATATTTTTCCCTAAAACTGGAGCGTGATGCAGGATATTATGAATGCCAGCATTGTCATGAGCGATATGTGCCAACTTTAAAACAGGTAGTGTTTGCACCACATAACGGAAGAAAACGCTATATGAAATGCCCAAAATGTGGGAAAAGGTCTTATCAAATAAAAGTGCTGACGAAATAA
- the modA gene encoding molybdate ABC transporter substrate-binding protein: MKPGKKLLAVMMAAMFAAGTVAGCSSTGTKATQADQTTAAEEASKAEETKKAEETTEAKADKEDLYVFIAASLKNTMEKIKETYEKDYPNVNIIYNADSSGTLQTQIEEGAQCDIFFSAATKQMDALKEDGFVVDGSISNLLENKIVLIKPKDGKTEVTGFDNITKASSLALAGEDVPVGQYARKLFTNLGTLDQVMKIEINEGANVTAVLTAVAEGSNEVGVVYATDAASMADKVEIIAEADNSMIDPAVYPVGLIIDKEASEGQAKAAADFKEFLVNDEGVMKLFTDAGFAKSSK, encoded by the coding sequence ATGAAACCAGGAAAGAAATTACTGGCAGTAATGATGGCAGCTATGTTTGCTGCCGGTACGGTTGCGGGGTGCAGTTCAACCGGTACAAAGGCTACGCAGGCGGATCAGACAACTGCAGCAGAGGAAGCCAGTAAGGCTGAGGAAACTAAAAAGGCAGAAGAAACCACCGAGGCAAAGGCAGATAAGGAAGACCTTTATGTCTTTATTGCGGCCAGTTTAAAAAACACAATGGAAAAGATCAAGGAAACTTATGAAAAAGATTATCCAAATGTAAACATAATATACAATGCAGACAGCTCCGGCACTCTTCAGACTCAGATCGAAGAAGGCGCCCAGTGTGACATTTTCTTTTCTGCGGCAACCAAGCAGATGGATGCGTTAAAAGAAGACGGATTTGTAGTTGACGGATCTATCAGCAATCTGCTTGAGAATAAGATTGTTCTGATTAAGCCAAAGGATGGGAAAACTGAGGTAACTGGTTTTGACAATATTACAAAGGCATCAAGCCTTGCTCTCGCAGGAGAGGATGTGCCAGTCGGCCAGTATGCGAGGAAGCTGTTCACCAATCTGGGAACCCTTGATCAGGTAATGAAGATAGAAATCAACGAAGGAGCTAATGTTACTGCTGTTTTAACAGCTGTTGCAGAAGGAAGCAATGAAGTAGGGGTTGTATATGCAACCGATGCGGCTTCCATGGCGGATAAGGTTGAAATCATTGCAGAAGCAGATAATAGCATGATCGATCCTGCTGTTTATCCGGTGGGCCTCATCATTGACAAGGAGGCATCAGAGGGGCAGGCAAAGGCAGCCGCTGATTTTAAAGAGTTTCTGGTAAACGATGAAGGCGTTATGAAACTGTTTACAGATGCCGGATTTGCAAAATCTTCAAAATAA